A genome region from Erigeron canadensis isolate Cc75 chromosome 3, C_canadensis_v1, whole genome shotgun sequence includes the following:
- the LOC122593436 gene encoding uncharacterized protein LOC122593436, protein MAKGRKLTVSRSERFLGGYGHHTDGDDEGIELGEHDVWSLVDDMVTGGTDHHSINGEWDSHAATMPRRRGLVRTAGGLSVAFEDQAGNMMVASPRIVHQFRNGGDSLASPRGRHMATSAPVNVPDWSKIYRVDSVESIHDSDDGMDDDPDMVPPHEYLARSHRSTAKSVFEGVGRTLKGRDMSRVRDAVWSQTGFDG, encoded by the coding sequence ATGGCAAAGGGCCGCAAACTTACAGTCAGCCGGAGCGAAAGATTCTTAGGAGGCTACGGACACCACACCGACGGCGACGATGAAGGTATAGAGCTCGGAGAGCATGACGTTTGGTCGTTGGTAGATGACATGGTCACCGGGGGGACTGATCATCATTCTATCAACGGCGAGTGGGACTCACACGCCGCCACAATGCCTCGCCGACGTGGGCTTGTGAGAACCGCCGGCGGGCTATCGGTGGCTTTTGAGGATCAGGCCGGGAACATGATGGTCGCGTCGCCAAGGATTGTTCATCAGTTTCGTAACGGTGGTGACAGCCTGGCATCTCCACGTGGACGGCATATGGCCACGTCAGCGCCAGTCAACGTGCCGGATTGGTCAAAAATATATCGAGTTGACTCGGTAGAGTCGATACATGATTCGGATGATGGGATGGATGATGACCCGGACATGGTCCCGCCCCATGAGTATTTAGCGCGTAGCCATCGATCGACTGCCAAGTCGGTTTTTGAGGGCGTGGGTCGTACCCTTAAGGGTCGAGACATGAGCCGAGTTCGTGATGCGGTTTGGAGTCAAACCGGATTCGatggttaa